The sequence TTTTTCACCCACTCCAACCGGTTTAGTGTAAAAGAATAGACGGAGTGATTAAATTGTTTGATTTCATGCACGGTTGATAACCTTCTTCCTCTCAATTGAGAATCGTTCTTAATTAAAACTATAACATAAAATGTTGGAAAAAGAGACAGAAAATAAGAAGATTGTCCAAATAACATACGAAATAAGTCCATGTTGGCATGTACTAAGGAAGGCTATAATGAGACTAAATAAAATTGCATCTTAGGAGAGTATAGTTATGAGTTATTCACAAGAGTTACATATTGGACTATCTTTATCTGCTACATGGTTAAAAGGCGACGGATGGCAAGACCCGAACAGCAGGGTAGAAGAAATATATAACAGTGATTTCTATGTCGAATTGGCACAAATGGCGGAAAGAGCAAAGCTAGATTTTGTATTCAGTCCAGATGCGCTTTTTCTGCAAAAGGAGATATTAGACAGTTCTCCGGGGTGGAGCAGTCTTGATCCTACTGTTTTGCTAACAGCAATTGCGCGTGAAACAGAACGAATAGGTTTCATTACAACCATATCATCTACGTTCTATCCACCTTATATTGTAGCAAGACAGTTGCAAACACTTAACTGGATTAGCAAAGGTCGTGCTGGCTGGAACATTGTCACGTCGCTTGGTGGAGCGGAGAATTTTATAGAAGGTGACATGCCTTCTTCTTCTGAAAGATACTTGCAAGCGAAGGAATTTCATCAAATCGTTAATGGCCTATGGGAAGGTTTTCCTGATCATGCGGTGCTAAACGATCGAGAGTCGGGGCAATTTGCCGACCAGGAAAAAATCTCAGCAATCGATCATTCTGGTGAGTTCTTTCATGTGAAAGGTCCCTTGACGCTGCCGTCCTATAATAGCGAGCCACTTCCGTTACTGCAGGCAGGGGCATCACCTTCCGGCAGGACATTTGCTTCATCAATTGCAGATGCCGTCTTTGCAGCAACGCCAGATATTGCTTCTGCAAAAGAATTACGGGATGATTTACGAGGAAAGGCACAGCAGGAAGGAAGATCTGCTGATGCCATTCGTGTTTTGCCTGGCTTGTATTTTTTCCTGGCTGACACACGAGAGGAAGCATACGAACTTCATGCGAGAGCACATGCTCACATCACACTGGAGAAAAAATACGAATCTGCAGAAGCCATAATAGGGTTAGATCTAAGAGATATGCCGCTTGACCAGAGAGTCACAGCTGATCTGCTACCGAATCATGTTATTTCCGCAGGCAGTCAAACGCATGCGAATTTAATAAGAAAGCTGATTTCTGAAAAACAGCCAACAGTAGAGGAGTTATTGTCGAGGCCATAGATAGTAGGGTCTGGTCACTGGGTAATTGTTGGAACGGTAGAGGATGCCCTTGCATCGATTACCGAATGGGCAGAAGCCGATACAATCGACGGATTTATAGCACTCCCAGGAGGTTCCATCCAATCATTAACGTTATTCTGCGAACAGTTGGTACCTAGGCTTGTTGAAAAAGGATTATTTAGAGAAGACTATAAAGGAAAAACATTGCGTGAGCATCTACATTGCTAAAAGCTTATGCTTTCCCATCGCACAAAAAAGAGCTAAACCAAATTGGTTTAGCTCTTAGCTGTTAGGACTCCCAAGGTTTCCCTTTATGGATAAAGCCGGCCAGTTCTTTACTAGCTTTTTTACGATTTTTCCGTTCTGCTACCCGGTTCTGGGCTGTTTCGTGTAAGTATTTTTCTTCCTCTGATTGTGGGATGACTTTTGGAACAGGCACTGGTTTGCCGTTGTCATCTATGGCAACAAACGTTAGAAAAGCTGTAGCTGCAATAGTTCGTTCACCAGTGATTAAATTTTCCGCCAATACCTTCACAAATATCTCCATGGAACTTGTTCCTGTCCACGTAACAAATGACTCTAAACAGACCGACTCTTCCGTGCCAATTGGTGCCAGAAAATCAACCGAATCGGTAGAAGCTGTCACAACAGGGCTTCTGGAATGTCTCATGGCAGATATAGATGCAATATCATCAATATAACTCATTAATTTTCCACCAAACAGTGTTCCATGATTATTCGTGTCAGGCGGGAAGACGTGACTGACTTTAACTGCTAAGGTCTCTCTAATATAGGAATCTTTCATGATGCTCATCACCTTTTTTATTTTTAAGTATATCAAATTACCGGTGACAACCGAATCGATTCGACATGTTAAGGTGTAACATCGTCCTGTCCTGCCTGTAAGTTCGTCTCCACTCGTCTTAACTCATGCTGGCATTCCTCAATCCGTAATTGCGCATTAAACAACGGTTCCGTTGAGGTGCCACTGCCGTTAATCGCTTTCCCTCGTGCATCTTGAATCTGTACTTGCACTTCTCTTAGCTGTTGTTGTAATTTCTGTACCAAATCAGGGTCAGCAGAGTTCCTGACGTCTCTCGTAGCCTCCTCCAGCTGATAAGAACGTTTTGCAAGCTGTTCGATTTCATGACCATTTTGAATAGGCATTTTTTCTTCCTCCTGTATTGCAATTTGCTTTGATTATTATATCCAGAATGGCGAAGAATTACTCTCTTTATTTAGTCGTTAATGAATAGTACCCACCCAGAAGCTTTTTGGAGGTTAGCCATCTGTTACTGATAAAGGACTGAAAACAACAGGTAACGAAAAATAAAAAGTTGTGCCTATAAGCTCTTTACTTTCCACCCATAGCTCTCCTTGATGATATTCAACAATCTCTTTACAAATAGCAAGTCCTAACCCATTACCCTCCTTGTCATTTTTAGTAAAATAACGATCAAAAAGGTATGGAATGTCTGATTGACTAATCCCTTTTCCTGTATCACGAACGAAAAAAGTAACTGTTTCTGTTTCCTCTTTTACGATTCCTATCTCTATACTGCCAGAAGCGGTATGCTTGATAGCATTGGAAACTAAATTCATCATGACTTGCTCTATCCGTCTTGGATCTACTTCAATCAATGGTGATGCGTCTATTAATTTCTCATCATACCAACCCTTGAAGTGCAAATGCGCCTGTTCAACATCGCTCTTTAAATGCTTAGCCAAGTGGTCATACAATTGTCTAACAGGTATAATATCCATTGAAAAACGCAAATTACCTGACTCCAATTTTGATAAATCAAACAGATCTTTAATCAACTTATTTAAGCCATGGATTTTGTCATGCATAATGTGTAAATATTCATTTTGTTTAATAGGATCTTGCACCAACCCATCCCGCAAAGTACTTATATACCCTTTAACAACCGCAATAGGTGATTGTAAATCATGGGACACATTGGACAGTAAATGCTGTATTTTTTCTTTTTGCTGAGAAAGTTGCTGATTCACGATGGTTAACTGGTTGTTGGATTCGTTTAATAACTGTGTTCGATTTTTCACCTTTTCTTCCAATTCTCTATATAAATAAGCATTTTCAATCGCTACAGCTGCCTGAGAAGCAATGAAAGACAATTTGTTCAAACGGTTATGGGTAAATAAATGTGTAGATTTATTATTTTCCATATATAAGATAGCAACTAATTTATCCTGATGCATTAACGGCAGACATAAAACAGATTTTACTTGCTCTCTTTTAATATAAGCATCTTCCGTAAATGCCCCTATATTTGTTGCATGATCCAATACAACTGCCTCCCGACTTGTTGCCACGTAGTGAACCACAGCACTGGACAAACATAAATGGGATTCAATAGGTCTAGCCCGTTGATAAACTTCAACACCTAGCTCCATATGATGAAATCCGACTAATCTCAAGTCTTTTTCATACTGCAACAGGAAGGAGGCATGCTCTGCACCTGCATATTTAATAAATACATCCATCAACTTTGTAATTAATTGATCAAATACTACTTCACTCGATAAAAGCCGTGCAGCTTCAAATAACGCTTCCATATCAAGCTTTTCTGTGAGACCAACATGGGGTGATTCTGTTTGATCCTGCTTCACCTGCAACAATAAATGGGAATATTGATGTCTGAACCTTTCTGCCAAATGACTTGCCCCCCAGTACAAATAGCCGTTATATGCTTCCGTTGCATAAGATTTTGCTGTACGATCTATCTTTCTGGAGAGATAAAACTCAGCAGCCCGATGGCTAGCAATTGCTGCATCTTGTAAAAAACGGTTAGATTCTGCTAAGGATATCGCCTGATGATAGTCT is a genomic window of Gracilibacillus salinarum containing:
- a CDS encoding acyl-CoA thioesterase, with product MSIMKDSYIRETLAVKVSHVFPPDTNNHGTLFGGKLMSYIDDIASISAMRHSRSPVVTASTDSVDFLAPIGTEESVCLESFVTWTGTSSMEIFVKVLAENLITGERTIAATAFLTFVAIDDNGKPVPVPKVIPQSEEEKYLHETAQNRVAERKNRKKASKELAGFIHKGKPWES